From Dendropsophus ebraccatus isolate aDenEbr1 chromosome 2, aDenEbr1.pat, whole genome shotgun sequence, a single genomic window includes:
- the FBXL7 gene encoding F-box/LRR-repeat protein 7 isoform X1, with protein sequence MPHPHSPISIRTGKGSSSISSDVSSSTDHTPTKALKNVATSEDSDLSMRTLSTPSPALICPQNLHSFQNGRGSSTSSSSITGETVAIVHSPPATRLTHPLIRLASKHQKEQANIDRLPDQCIIQIFSYLPTNQLCRCARVCRRWYNLAWDPRLWRTIRLTGETLSVDRALKVLTRRLCQDTPNVCLMLETVIVSGCRRLTDRGLYTIAQCCPELRRLEISNCYNISNEAVFDVVSLCPNLEHLDVSGCSKVTCISLTREASIKLSPMHGKQISIRYLDMTDCFVLEDEGLHTIAAHCTQLTHLYLRRCIRITDEGLRYIMIYCTSIKEFSVSDCRFVSDFGMREIAKLESRLRYLSIAHCGRITDVGIRYIAKYCSKLRYLNARGCEGITDHGVEYLAKNCTKLKSLDIGKCPLVSDIGLEFLALNCFNLKRLSLKSCESITGQGLQIVAANCFDLQMLNVQDCEVSVDALRFVKRHCKRCIIEHTNPAFF encoded by the exons ATTCTGACCTTAGCATGCGGACGCTCAGCACACCGAGTCCTGCTCTAATATGCCCTCAGAATCTGCATAGCTTCCAAAATGGGAGAGGATCATCTACTTCATCATCTTCCATTACAGGCGAGACGGTTGCTATAGTTCATTCTCCACCTGCCACTCGTCTTACTCATCCACTCATACGCCTTGCTTCAAAGCATCAAAAGGAACAGGCGAACATTGACCGTTTGCCAGATCAATGTATAATCCAAATTTTCTCATATCTACCCACAAATCAACTTTGTCGTTGTGCTCGAGTCTGCCGGCGTTGGTATAACCTAGCCTGGGACCCTCGATTATGGAGGACTATTCGACTGACTGGTGAAACATTAAGTGTGGACAGGGCTTTAAAAGTGTTGACACGTAGACTTTGTCAGGATACCCCCAACGTCTGTCTCATGTTGGAGACCGTAATTGTCAGTGGCTGCAGGCGGCTCACTGATAGAGGGCTCTACACTATTGCTCAATGCTGTCCAGAATTGCGGAGACTTGAAATTTCCAATTGTTATAACATCTCTAATGAGGCCGTTTTTGACGTGGTATCATTATGCCCAAACCTGGAGCATCTGGATGTGTCAG gtTGCTCTAAAGTGACTTGTATCAGTTTGACCCGAGAAGCTTCCATAAAACTGTCTCCAATGCACGGCAAACAGATATCCATTCGTTACTTGGACATGACAGACTGTTTTGTGCTTGAAGATGAGGGACTCCACACAATTGCAGCTCATTGCACTCAGCTTACTCATTTGTACCTGCGTCGCTGCATCCGTATCACAGATGAAGGCCTGCGATATAttatgatatactgtacatctatCAAAGAATTCAGTGTGAGTGACTGCCGTTTTGTCAGTGACTTTGGCATGCGAGAGATTGCCAAACTGGAGTCTCGTCTGCGGTACCTAAGCATAGCCCACTGTGGGAGGATAACTGATGTAGGCATCCGTTATATTGCCAAGTACTGCAGCAAGCTTCGCTACCTCAATGCTCGAGGATGTGAAGGAATAACAGACCATGGAGTGGAGTACCTGGCAAAAAACTGCACAAAACTGAAATCGTTGGATATTGGGAAATGCCCTCTAGTTTCAGACATCGGTCTAGAATTTTTAGCCCTGAACTGCTTTAACCTAAAGCGCCTGAGCCTGAAGTCTTGCGAAAGCATCACAGGTCAAGGGCTACAGATAGTTGCTGCCAATTGCTTTGACCTGCAGATGTTAAATGTTCAGGACTGTGAAGTGTCAGTTGATGCTCTACGCTTTGTCAAACGCCACTGTAAGAGATGCATAATTGAACACACAAACCCTGCATTCTTCTGA
- the FBXL7 gene encoding F-box/LRR-repeat protein 7 isoform X3 translates to MTGKGSSSISSDVSSSTDHTPTKALKNVATSEDSDLSMRTLSTPSPALICPQNLHSFQNGRGSSTSSSSITGETVAIVHSPPATRLTHPLIRLASKHQKEQANIDRLPDQCIIQIFSYLPTNQLCRCARVCRRWYNLAWDPRLWRTIRLTGETLSVDRALKVLTRRLCQDTPNVCLMLETVIVSGCRRLTDRGLYTIAQCCPELRRLEISNCYNISNEAVFDVVSLCPNLEHLDVSGCSKVTCISLTREASIKLSPMHGKQISIRYLDMTDCFVLEDEGLHTIAAHCTQLTHLYLRRCIRITDEGLRYIMIYCTSIKEFSVSDCRFVSDFGMREIAKLESRLRYLSIAHCGRITDVGIRYIAKYCSKLRYLNARGCEGITDHGVEYLAKNCTKLKSLDIGKCPLVSDIGLEFLALNCFNLKRLSLKSCESITGQGLQIVAANCFDLQMLNVQDCEVSVDALRFVKRHCKRCIIEHTNPAFF, encoded by the exons ATTCTGACCTTAGCATGCGGACGCTCAGCACACCGAGTCCTGCTCTAATATGCCCTCAGAATCTGCATAGCTTCCAAAATGGGAGAGGATCATCTACTTCATCATCTTCCATTACAGGCGAGACGGTTGCTATAGTTCATTCTCCACCTGCCACTCGTCTTACTCATCCACTCATACGCCTTGCTTCAAAGCATCAAAAGGAACAGGCGAACATTGACCGTTTGCCAGATCAATGTATAATCCAAATTTTCTCATATCTACCCACAAATCAACTTTGTCGTTGTGCTCGAGTCTGCCGGCGTTGGTATAACCTAGCCTGGGACCCTCGATTATGGAGGACTATTCGACTGACTGGTGAAACATTAAGTGTGGACAGGGCTTTAAAAGTGTTGACACGTAGACTTTGTCAGGATACCCCCAACGTCTGTCTCATGTTGGAGACCGTAATTGTCAGTGGCTGCAGGCGGCTCACTGATAGAGGGCTCTACACTATTGCTCAATGCTGTCCAGAATTGCGGAGACTTGAAATTTCCAATTGTTATAACATCTCTAATGAGGCCGTTTTTGACGTGGTATCATTATGCCCAAACCTGGAGCATCTGGATGTGTCAG gtTGCTCTAAAGTGACTTGTATCAGTTTGACCCGAGAAGCTTCCATAAAACTGTCTCCAATGCACGGCAAACAGATATCCATTCGTTACTTGGACATGACAGACTGTTTTGTGCTTGAAGATGAGGGACTCCACACAATTGCAGCTCATTGCACTCAGCTTACTCATTTGTACCTGCGTCGCTGCATCCGTATCACAGATGAAGGCCTGCGATATAttatgatatactgtacatctatCAAAGAATTCAGTGTGAGTGACTGCCGTTTTGTCAGTGACTTTGGCATGCGAGAGATTGCCAAACTGGAGTCTCGTCTGCGGTACCTAAGCATAGCCCACTGTGGGAGGATAACTGATGTAGGCATCCGTTATATTGCCAAGTACTGCAGCAAGCTTCGCTACCTCAATGCTCGAGGATGTGAAGGAATAACAGACCATGGAGTGGAGTACCTGGCAAAAAACTGCACAAAACTGAAATCGTTGGATATTGGGAAATGCCCTCTAGTTTCAGACATCGGTCTAGAATTTTTAGCCCTGAACTGCTTTAACCTAAAGCGCCTGAGCCTGAAGTCTTGCGAAAGCATCACAGGTCAAGGGCTACAGATAGTTGCTGCCAATTGCTTTGACCTGCAGATGTTAAATGTTCAGGACTGTGAAGTGTCAGTTGATGCTCTACGCTTTGTCAAACGCCACTGTAAGAGATGCATAATTGAACACACAAACCCTGCATTCTTCTGA
- the FBXL7 gene encoding F-box/LRR-repeat protein 7 isoform X2: protein MGANNGKYGSEGKGSSSISSDVSSSTDHTPTKALKNVATSEDSDLSMRTLSTPSPALICPQNLHSFQNGRGSSTSSSSITGETVAIVHSPPATRLTHPLIRLASKHQKEQANIDRLPDQCIIQIFSYLPTNQLCRCARVCRRWYNLAWDPRLWRTIRLTGETLSVDRALKVLTRRLCQDTPNVCLMLETVIVSGCRRLTDRGLYTIAQCCPELRRLEISNCYNISNEAVFDVVSLCPNLEHLDVSGCSKVTCISLTREASIKLSPMHGKQISIRYLDMTDCFVLEDEGLHTIAAHCTQLTHLYLRRCIRITDEGLRYIMIYCTSIKEFSVSDCRFVSDFGMREIAKLESRLRYLSIAHCGRITDVGIRYIAKYCSKLRYLNARGCEGITDHGVEYLAKNCTKLKSLDIGKCPLVSDIGLEFLALNCFNLKRLSLKSCESITGQGLQIVAANCFDLQMLNVQDCEVSVDALRFVKRHCKRCIIEHTNPAFF, encoded by the exons ATTCTGACCTTAGCATGCGGACGCTCAGCACACCGAGTCCTGCTCTAATATGCCCTCAGAATCTGCATAGCTTCCAAAATGGGAGAGGATCATCTACTTCATCATCTTCCATTACAGGCGAGACGGTTGCTATAGTTCATTCTCCACCTGCCACTCGTCTTACTCATCCACTCATACGCCTTGCTTCAAAGCATCAAAAGGAACAGGCGAACATTGACCGTTTGCCAGATCAATGTATAATCCAAATTTTCTCATATCTACCCACAAATCAACTTTGTCGTTGTGCTCGAGTCTGCCGGCGTTGGTATAACCTAGCCTGGGACCCTCGATTATGGAGGACTATTCGACTGACTGGTGAAACATTAAGTGTGGACAGGGCTTTAAAAGTGTTGACACGTAGACTTTGTCAGGATACCCCCAACGTCTGTCTCATGTTGGAGACCGTAATTGTCAGTGGCTGCAGGCGGCTCACTGATAGAGGGCTCTACACTATTGCTCAATGCTGTCCAGAATTGCGGAGACTTGAAATTTCCAATTGTTATAACATCTCTAATGAGGCCGTTTTTGACGTGGTATCATTATGCCCAAACCTGGAGCATCTGGATGTGTCAG gtTGCTCTAAAGTGACTTGTATCAGTTTGACCCGAGAAGCTTCCATAAAACTGTCTCCAATGCACGGCAAACAGATATCCATTCGTTACTTGGACATGACAGACTGTTTTGTGCTTGAAGATGAGGGACTCCACACAATTGCAGCTCATTGCACTCAGCTTACTCATTTGTACCTGCGTCGCTGCATCCGTATCACAGATGAAGGCCTGCGATATAttatgatatactgtacatctatCAAAGAATTCAGTGTGAGTGACTGCCGTTTTGTCAGTGACTTTGGCATGCGAGAGATTGCCAAACTGGAGTCTCGTCTGCGGTACCTAAGCATAGCCCACTGTGGGAGGATAACTGATGTAGGCATCCGTTATATTGCCAAGTACTGCAGCAAGCTTCGCTACCTCAATGCTCGAGGATGTGAAGGAATAACAGACCATGGAGTGGAGTACCTGGCAAAAAACTGCACAAAACTGAAATCGTTGGATATTGGGAAATGCCCTCTAGTTTCAGACATCGGTCTAGAATTTTTAGCCCTGAACTGCTTTAACCTAAAGCGCCTGAGCCTGAAGTCTTGCGAAAGCATCACAGGTCAAGGGCTACAGATAGTTGCTGCCAATTGCTTTGACCTGCAGATGTTAAATGTTCAGGACTGTGAAGTGTCAGTTGATGCTCTACGCTTTGTCAAACGCCACTGTAAGAGATGCATAATTGAACACACAAACCCTGCATTCTTCTGA
- the FBXL7 gene encoding F-box/LRR-repeat protein 7 isoform X4 — protein MRTLSTPSPALICPQNLHSFQNGRGSSTSSSSITGETVAIVHSPPATRLTHPLIRLASKHQKEQANIDRLPDQCIIQIFSYLPTNQLCRCARVCRRWYNLAWDPRLWRTIRLTGETLSVDRALKVLTRRLCQDTPNVCLMLETVIVSGCRRLTDRGLYTIAQCCPELRRLEISNCYNISNEAVFDVVSLCPNLEHLDVSGCSKVTCISLTREASIKLSPMHGKQISIRYLDMTDCFVLEDEGLHTIAAHCTQLTHLYLRRCIRITDEGLRYIMIYCTSIKEFSVSDCRFVSDFGMREIAKLESRLRYLSIAHCGRITDVGIRYIAKYCSKLRYLNARGCEGITDHGVEYLAKNCTKLKSLDIGKCPLVSDIGLEFLALNCFNLKRLSLKSCESITGQGLQIVAANCFDLQMLNVQDCEVSVDALRFVKRHCKRCIIEHTNPAFF, from the exons ATGCGGACGCTCAGCACACCGAGTCCTGCTCTAATATGCCCTCAGAATCTGCATAGCTTCCAAAATGGGAGAGGATCATCTACTTCATCATCTTCCATTACAGGCGAGACGGTTGCTATAGTTCATTCTCCACCTGCCACTCGTCTTACTCATCCACTCATACGCCTTGCTTCAAAGCATCAAAAGGAACAGGCGAACATTGACCGTTTGCCAGATCAATGTATAATCCAAATTTTCTCATATCTACCCACAAATCAACTTTGTCGTTGTGCTCGAGTCTGCCGGCGTTGGTATAACCTAGCCTGGGACCCTCGATTATGGAGGACTATTCGACTGACTGGTGAAACATTAAGTGTGGACAGGGCTTTAAAAGTGTTGACACGTAGACTTTGTCAGGATACCCCCAACGTCTGTCTCATGTTGGAGACCGTAATTGTCAGTGGCTGCAGGCGGCTCACTGATAGAGGGCTCTACACTATTGCTCAATGCTGTCCAGAATTGCGGAGACTTGAAATTTCCAATTGTTATAACATCTCTAATGAGGCCGTTTTTGACGTGGTATCATTATGCCCAAACCTGGAGCATCTGGATGTGTCAG gtTGCTCTAAAGTGACTTGTATCAGTTTGACCCGAGAAGCTTCCATAAAACTGTCTCCAATGCACGGCAAACAGATATCCATTCGTTACTTGGACATGACAGACTGTTTTGTGCTTGAAGATGAGGGACTCCACACAATTGCAGCTCATTGCACTCAGCTTACTCATTTGTACCTGCGTCGCTGCATCCGTATCACAGATGAAGGCCTGCGATATAttatgatatactgtacatctatCAAAGAATTCAGTGTGAGTGACTGCCGTTTTGTCAGTGACTTTGGCATGCGAGAGATTGCCAAACTGGAGTCTCGTCTGCGGTACCTAAGCATAGCCCACTGTGGGAGGATAACTGATGTAGGCATCCGTTATATTGCCAAGTACTGCAGCAAGCTTCGCTACCTCAATGCTCGAGGATGTGAAGGAATAACAGACCATGGAGTGGAGTACCTGGCAAAAAACTGCACAAAACTGAAATCGTTGGATATTGGGAAATGCCCTCTAGTTTCAGACATCGGTCTAGAATTTTTAGCCCTGAACTGCTTTAACCTAAAGCGCCTGAGCCTGAAGTCTTGCGAAAGCATCACAGGTCAAGGGCTACAGATAGTTGCTGCCAATTGCTTTGACCTGCAGATGTTAAATGTTCAGGACTGTGAAGTGTCAGTTGATGCTCTACGCTTTGTCAAACGCCACTGTAAGAGATGCATAATTGAACACACAAACCCTGCATTCTTCTGA